AACTCGGAAGAGTTCCAAGAAAAGTTAAATGGGTTAAAGAATGATTCAAAAAAGTTTTGTAATGATGAAACCAGACGCTGTTCAAAGACGTCTTATGGGTAAAATATTATCCCGTTTTGAAGAAAAAGGTCTTCAAATCGTCGCATGTAAATTAATTCAAATTGATGAAGATTTAGCAAAAACTCATTATGGAGAACACGCTGAAAAACCATTTTTCCCAAGTTTAGTTGAATACATTACTTCTTCACCATCCCTTGCTATGGTTATTCAAGGAGAAGAAGCAATCACTACTATTAGAAAAATCGTTGGTGCAACCAATCCTTTAGAAGCAGATCTTGGAACTATTAGAGGAGACTTTGGTATGGATACCGGTAGAAACATTATTCATGCTTCAGATGCTCCTGAATCTGCAGAAAGAGAAATTGGTCTTTTCTTTAATGAAGATGAAATTTGTGATTACAAAATCATTGATAATGATTTAATTTATGAATAAATTTAGAGTTTAAAAATTTTATTATTAAAGAAGATATTATGAAAATCAGATCCCCAATTGTATCAGTTTTAGGACATGTAGACCATGGAAAAACTACATTATTAGATTATATTAGAGGAAGTACTATTGCTGATAAAGAAGCAGGTGGTATTACACAACATATTGGTGCTACAGAGATACCAAATGATACTATTGAAGAAATCTGTGGGAATTTTATATCAAAATTAACTATCAAAGATTTAATCCCAGGATTATTCTTTATTGATACTCCTGGTCACGCTGCATTCACTAGTTTAAGAAAACGTGGTGGTGCATTAGCTGATTTAGCTGTTTTAATTGTTGATATAAATGATGGTTTTAAACCACAAACATTTGAAGCATTAAATATTCTTAAAATGTATAGAACTCCTTTCATTGTTGTTGCAAATAAAATCGACATGATTTTCGGTTGGGAGACACATGAAGGTGCTTCTTTTAAAGAATCTTTTACACAACAGGCTCCAAGTGTGCAACAAGCTTTGGATACTAAAGTGTATGAAATTGTAGGTACTCTTCACAAGGAAGGGTTCCAATCTGAAAGATTTGATAGAATAAGTAACTTTGCTTCACAAATTAGTATTATTCCGATTAGTGCTAGGTCTGGTGAAGGAATTATTGAAGTTCTAGCAATGCTTTTAGGACTTGCTCAGGAATATTTAACAGAACAGCTTGAAATTAATGAAGATGCTCCTGCTAAAGGTACAGTA
This Methanobrevibacter sp. DNA region includes the following protein-coding sequences:
- the ndk gene encoding nucleoside-diphosphate kinase yields the protein MIQKSFVMMKPDAVQRRLMGKILSRFEEKGLQIVACKLIQIDEDLAKTHYGEHAEKPFFPSLVEYITSSPSLAMVIQGEEAITTIRKIVGATNPLEADLGTIRGDFGMDTGRNIIHASDAPESAEREIGLFFNEDEICDYKIIDNDLIYE